Below is a window of Lebetimonas sp. JH292 DNA.
TGATTCTTCAAATTTATTATGGGAAATAAAAAAAAATAAGTGCATTTAATATTAAATAGATTTTAACGATTCAATAAAAGCAAAAAAAGATGAAAGATTAAAAAGAAATAAAAAAAATAATTGAAGACCAATTCTTTTTTATGTAAAGCATAAAAATCATTTTAAATAAGGTTTTAGTTTGTTTTCGAAAATTATACAAATTGAAAATAATTTCTAATAGGTTCTGAATACTCAAAGTAAGTTGATAATATATACTTTTTTTAAATCGTACTTAGAACCAACATATTTCATTGAATATCTAATTTGATGAATAATACAAATCCTTTTAATCCGTCAACAGAAGCTATTAAAATATCCTCTACTCCTCTGTTATTTAAATCTGTTACAAATTTTGCACCTTCATTTTATCATCTTTTATTTTAAATTATTCCAGGAGTAATTTTATCTACTATTCTTGAAATTAAGCTATCACTCATTTCTACATCATACATCTCTTTTACCTGTTTTTCTATATCTCTTAAACTCATCCCTCTCGCATACATTGCTATTATCTCATCTTCTGTCCTACTGATAGTCCTTTGGCCTTTTTTTACTATTTGAGGCTCAAATTCACTCTTTCTGTCTCTTGGAATATTTAACCTAATCTCTCCACTGTCACTACGAACTGTTTTTGAGTAATAACCATTCTTTGAAATATCATTATTCTCTACGAACTCTTCAATCTCTGCTTTTAGCATATTCTCTATCTCTTCATAAATTCTTTTATTACTTTAGATTTATTTTCTAAAATCTATATTATTTAATACCGCTTCTTTTCTCATAATATATCCTTTCATTTTATTTTTTTCTTATTCTAATTTATCTTACACAAATTTTGAAGCGGTATCCATAGTTACATACATCTTCAATTATTTCTTTTTCATTTTTAGCAATAATTAAAAATTTATTTATATTACCAAATACTATATTTAATCTTTTTAAAATTTCTTCTTTTGTATAATCTATCCAAAAACCGAATATATTTTCGCATCTGTTTTTTTGATAAAAAGTATTTTTTTATATTTTTAGAAACAGTTACAATATTTTTTTGTTTTAAAGTAATCTCTTTTGATTTATTTTGGATTTATTTTATTAAAATATTTAAAATATTTAATAAAATTTTATTGGCATAAAGCAGATTTTTTCTATAAATAGCCACACCAAAAGGTGCATATTCATCCAAAATTTTATATATTTCTTCATAGTTATAAAGTTTTTTATATAATTTTTCAAAAACAGAGGCAATTTTTTCAAATTCTTTTAAAAAATATTTATACTTTGTAACTTTTTCCAATTCTTTGATATCATCTAATCCTTTAACTAAAGTATTAAAGACAAAATCAATATCATTAATTATCTTTTTAAGAAAAATCAATCCAAAAATAAATAATAAAATTAAAACTATTATCTCAGCTAAAAACATTTTTAAAAAATATTTTTCAAAAATCAACAGTTTTTTACTGTAATCAATAGAAAGAGCCAAAATTATTTTTTTATTTATGGGATAATAAATAATTAAATTCTTGTTTTTAATGTTATATAGTCTATTTTTATTTTTTATTACAATATTAACAACAAATCCGTTTTTTTCAAAAATTTTTTTGCTTAAAATTTCATAAACTACTAATTTACCGTTTTTTTTAGTCTCATTAGTATTTGTAATATCTGTGATATAAACAAAATATATCTTATTATTTAATAAATAAACAGCAAATCCATTTTTTTTATAGTTAAAAAGAGGAAGTTTTTTTAAAATTATCTCTTTATTGTTTTTTACAGCTCTGCCGTATACTAAATTTAAATTTTTATCCAAAAACACCATGCCATCAATTCCAAGATTTAATAATGTATCTCCTCCACCGAAATTTGATTTGATAAACTCATTGTTTCTATTTTGTATAAAATTATATGCATCATCCCACTCGGCCCAATCGTTTGCAATCTTTTCTAAAAAACTTTTTTCTTTTTTTACAATAAAATCAACCTGGGATAATTTTTCCTGAACATAATCTTCAGTAAAATTATTAAACAAATTATGGTAAGAATATGAAAAAAACCCGACAATCAATAAAATGGAAATAAATACATAAAAAATATAATACTTTAGCAGCTTTTGGTAAATATTCATTATATCCCTTTTAATAATTAAATAATCCTGTTTATAAAAATACCAAAACAAATATTTATTTGATTATTAACAATAAAATGAGAAATATAAGTGACAGACACTTAATTATGAAGTTAATCTGGCGGAGAGGGCGGGATTCGAACCCGCGGTACCCTAAACGGGTACAACGCCTTAGCAGGGCGCCGGTTTCAGCCACTCACCCACCTCTCCAATTTGTGGAATAAAATTATACCAAAATTTTTATTTATTGCAAGAAATATAAAAAAGGATTTAACAAATTTTAAATCCTTTTATTAAAATCTGTGATGGGAACAGGATTTATCCAAACTCATTTTTTGGGTTTTACCTTCTAAAAATCTGTTTATTGCCTCTTCTACCGTATTTGTAGAATCATCATAATATACATCTATTCCTTCATTTATAAATCCTTCAAATGGCCTTGGACCAATTCCCGCAACAATCAAAGCATCAGCTCCGAGATTTTTAATATTGCTAACGGCATTATCACATGCCCCATCACCATGGCCTGAATTTTGAGCAAAATCAACATCTTTTATTTTTCCATTTTCAATATCAACCATTACATAAAAAGGCGCTCTTCCAAAATGCGCCCCTCTTTTAGCCATTAATCCGTCAGGAGTATTTGTAGGAATTACTATTCTCATTTTAATTCTCCTTTTATATTTTCTAAAATTTCTAATGCATTTTCTCCTGCATTTTTTCTTACTCGAATTATTTTAATTCCCTCAAGATTTAAAGCATCTTTCATATTCGGTCCGACCGCTCTTACAACAATATAATCACACCCGTCAACTTTTGATGCTTTTACATGTTTGTGATGATGGGCAACTTCATCTTCGCTGTGTTCCTCCTGATGCCCTTCTTCATGTTCGTGCTCTTCTTTTGCGTGAGTGTTTTCATTTAAAGAAAGTAATTTAAAATTATTTCCTTCATATTCAAATATTGCAAAATACGGTGCCCTGCCCGTTCTTGTTACAATTTCTAAATTTTCACCCTCTACCGGAACTGCTATTTTCATTATCATCCTTTTTTTATTTAAAATAACACAATTTTATTTATAAGTCAATTTTTAAGAGGCTTTGGATTAATAAAGTTCTCACCTTTAATAATTTTATCCCACATATAATAATCACTCCATTCCTTTTTTATCTGATCGCTGAAAATAATCTCTTTTAAATTAATTTCTCCCATATTTTCAATATTATACGCATCTTCCCTAAAACACCGGGCATATCCCGTATCCGTTTCGTGGACTATTACAGAATTAACTTTTATGTTTTTTTCATTGTTTCGAAACACAGTTAAACCTAAAACTCTATCAACCATTAAAAAGAATACCCTGCTAAACTGTTCGGCAGATGGATTTACGGGCAATATTATCCATCTTTCGCTAAATTTTTTAGCAAATTCAATATATTCGGAGTTATCATATTTCCATAATGTTATGGCATGGTCAAAACTGTCTATTAATTCTTTAATAGTAGTTTTCATAAGACCGAAATCATATACCATCCCTCCGTTATCCAAAAAATTTGATTCAAGCAAAATTTCCACTTTATAGCTGTGCCCGTGAATTGAGCGGCTGCAACGTCTGCTTGTACAGTTTCTTACAATATGTGCATTTTCAAATTTAAAAAGTTTTCTAATAATCATCAAACTCCCTTTTTTTTACCAAAAATTCTGATATGAAGCCTGTCGGAATAGCAAAAATTGTTTTTCAGACAAAATTCAAATACGCTTTTTGCATTATTTTCAAGCTTTTCTTTACTTTCTCCCATAGGCATACAGTAAATATCCAAATTTATTCCTTCGGTTATATCAAAAATTTCTTTCTTTAATTTTTCTAAATTGTTTTTATCCACAACAAATTTAAAAAAACTTTTTTTTGCGTTTTTTGCAATATTTTTTATAGCCTCTTTTTTTACTCTTTTATCATACATTTCCCCGCTGTTAGATAATTTAACACTCATAGCAAAAACAACATCTTTATATCTTGGATATTTTTCAAAATCTATATTAATAGTGGCATTTGTTTCAACGGTAATATTTCCTCCGTAATTTTCTACCAAAGGGTAAATCTGTTTATAATAAAGAATAGGCTCGCCGCCTGTAATCACCAAATCTTCATTTTTTTGTTTTAAAGAATTTATTCTGTTTATTATTTCGTCAATATCAATCTTTTTCCATTCTTTTTCGTATTTTTTATTAACGGCATAATAACTGTCACACCCCTTTTCACCAAATCCCGGACACTTAAGGTTGCATCCCCCTAGTCTTAAAAAGATACTTACTCTTCCGGCATATTTTCCCTCGCCCTGAATGGAGCGGAATATTTCAGATACAGGTAAATTCTTTTTCAATCAAAACCTTTTTGTTTTTTAAAATTCTTACTGTAAATTTATCTCCTTTTTCTACCCCTCCGACGCCTTTTGGCGTTCCGCTCATTATAATGTCTCCATCTGCAAGCCCAAAAATTTTATCAATATCTTTAACTAAAAAATCCGGCTTATAAATCATTAAAGAAACATCGCCTTTTTGGACTAATTTTCCATTTTTATAAACCTCTATTTCCAAATTTTCAGTTTCATCAATTTCAACGAAATCACTAAAAACTGCGGCATTTTTAAACGCTTTTGCCCTCTCCCATGGAAGTCCTTTTTGTTTAAGTCTGCTTTGAATTTCTCTAAGAGTTAAATCAAAACCAAAACCGACACCCACTATTTTTTTATTTTGAATTAAAAAAGAAATTTCCCCCTCATAATGCTGTTCCTTTATAATCAACTATTTTCAACTCACAACCTATCGAACAATTAGGCTTTATAAAATAAACAGGCTCACTTGGAATTTCATTATTAAGCTCTTTTATATGCTCTACATAATTTCTACCAACACACACAATTTTGCAGGGAGTTATTTTTTGATTTTCAAATTTAATTGTTTTCATCTATTATACATTTCACAAAGTCTCGCATATCCTTTTCCAACCCTTGCAACCGGTTCAAATTCTCCTTCAAAATACATTTTTTTTATTTCAAGAAAAAAAGCGACATTTACCATTTCTTCTTTTTCAAAAGTTCCGTATAATGTGGTTAAAAATGCCCTTTTACATCCTTTTACAATCGGTGGAAAATCAGCATCAATTTTTTCAAGTTCTATTCCGAATTTTTCCGCTTCGTTTACCCCGTATGGCAATACTTCGCTTGTTTTAT
It encodes the following:
- a CDS encoding 7-carboxy-7-deazaguanine synthase QueE; protein product: MKKNLPVSEIFRSIQGEGKYAGRVSIFLRLGGCNLKCPGFGEKGCDSYYAVNKKYEKEWKKIDIDEIINRINSLKQKNEDLVITGGEPILYYKQIYPLVENYGGNITVETNATINIDFEKYPRYKDVVFAMSVKLSNSGEMYDKRVKKEAIKNIAKNAKKSFFKFVVDKNNLEKLKKEIFDITEGINLDIYCMPMGESKEKLENNAKSVFEFCLKNNFCYSDRLHIRIFGKKKGV
- a CDS encoding fumarylacetoacetate hydrolase family protein gives rise to the protein MKTIKFENQKITPCKIVCVGRNYVEHIKELNNEIPSEPVYFIKPNCSIGCELKIVDYKGTAL
- a CDS encoding NifB/NifX family molybdenum-iron cluster-binding protein — encoded protein: MKIAVPVEGENLEIVTRTGRAPYFAIFEYEGNNFKLLSLNENTHAKEEHEHEEGHQEEHSEDEVAHHHKHVKASKVDGCDYIVVRAVGPNMKDALNLEGIKIIRVRKNAGENALEILENIKGELK
- a CDS encoding 6-carboxytetrahydropterin synthase translates to MIIRKLFKFENAHIVRNCTSRRCSRSIHGHSYKVEILLESNFLDNGGMVYDFGLMKTTIKELIDSFDHAITLWKYDNSEYIEFAKKFSERWIILPVNPSAEQFSRVFFLMVDRVLGLTVFRNNEKNIKVNSVIVHETDTGYARCFREDAYNIENMGEINLKEIIFSDQIKKEWSDYYMWDKIIKGENFINPKPLKN
- a CDS encoding CHASE4 domain-containing protein, which produces MNIYQKLLKYYIFYVFISILLIVGFFSYSYHNLFNNFTEDYVQEKLSQVDFIVKKEKSFLEKIANDWAEWDDAYNFIQNRNNEFIKSNFGGGDTLLNLGIDGMVFLDKNLNLVYGRAVKNNKEIILKKLPLFNYKKNGFAVYLLNNKIYFVYITDITNTNETKKNGKLVVYEILSKKIFEKNGFVVNIVIKNKNRLYNIKNKNLIIYYPINKKIILALSIDYSKKLLIFEKYFLKMFLAEIIVLILLFIFGLIFLKKIINDIDFVFNTLVKGLDDIKELEKVTKYKYFLKEFEKIASVFEKLYKKLYNYEEIYKILDEYAPFGVAIYRKNLLYANKILLNILNILIK
- a CDS encoding transposase codes for the protein MLKAEIEEFVENNDISKNGYYSKTVRSDSGEIRLNIPRDRKSEFEPQIVKKGQRTISRTEDEIIAMYARGMSLRDIEKQVKEMYDVEMSDSLISRIVDKITPGII
- a CDS encoding fumarylacetoacetate hydrolase family protein, translated to MIIKEQHYEGEISFLIQNKKIVGVGFGFDLTLREIQSRLKQKGLPWERAKAFKNAAVFSDFVEIDETENLEIEVYKNGKLVQKGDVSLMIYKPDFLVKDIDKIFGLADGDIIMSGTPKGVGGVEKGDKFTVRILKNKKVLIEKEFTCI
- a CDS encoding NifB/NifX family molybdenum-iron cluster-binding protein produces the protein MRIVIPTNTPDGLMAKRGAHFGRAPFYVMVDIENGKIKDVDFAQNSGHGDGACDNAVSNIKNLGADALIVAGIGPRPFEGFINEGIDVYYDDSTNTVEEAINRFLEGKTQKMSLDKSCSHHRF